A region of Mesorhizobium sp. AR02 DNA encodes the following proteins:
- a CDS encoding beta-ketoacyl-ACP synthase, with protein sequence MTKFRDHMGRPIVAVTGIGVVTSLGVGKSDNWAALTSGKSGIHPITRFPVDHLNTRISGMVDFLDSSSKGASPLTYELAETAAREAVAESGLDSSDFGGPLFLASPPVELDWHERFSLYNSDSEDAGAERLLRVARGLKELDIFETTQFGSIADRLADRFGTRGLPITLSTACASGATAIQLGVEAIRRGECDRALSIGADGSATAEALIRFSLLSALSTHNDIPEKASKPFSKDRDGFVLAEGSGALVLESLEAALARGASVLGILRGCGEKADDFHRTRSKPDGSPAIAAVRAALADAGLSKDEIDYVNAHGTSTPENDKMEHLSLSTVFGERIGSMPVSSNKSMIGHTLSAAGAVEAAFSLMTMRESVIPPTINYDNPDPAIVLDVVPNKKRNAEVRSVLSNSFGFGGQNTCLVMAREPV encoded by the coding sequence ATGACCAAATTCAGAGATCACATGGGCAGGCCGATCGTCGCCGTCACCGGCATCGGTGTGGTGACCTCGCTTGGTGTCGGCAAATCAGACAATTGGGCGGCGCTGACCTCCGGCAAGTCGGGCATCCACCCGATCACCCGCTTTCCGGTCGATCACCTCAACACCCGCATTTCCGGCATGGTCGACTTCCTGGATTCAAGTTCGAAGGGCGCCAGCCCCCTCACCTACGAGCTGGCCGAAACCGCCGCGCGTGAGGCCGTGGCCGAATCCGGCCTCGATTCCAGCGATTTCGGCGGTCCGCTCTTCCTCGCCTCGCCCCCGGTCGAGCTCGACTGGCACGAACGCTTCTCGCTCTACAATTCCGACAGTGAGGACGCTGGCGCCGAGAGGTTGCTGCGGGTGGCGCGCGGATTGAAGGAACTCGACATTTTCGAGACCACCCAGTTCGGTTCGATCGCCGACCGGCTCGCCGACCGTTTCGGCACGCGCGGCCTGCCGATCACGCTGTCGACCGCCTGTGCTTCGGGTGCCACCGCCATCCAGCTCGGTGTCGAGGCAATCCGCCGTGGCGAATGCGACCGGGCGCTGTCGATCGGCGCCGACGGTTCGGCGACCGCCGAGGCGCTGATCCGCTTCTCGCTGCTGTCGGCGCTGTCGACCCACAATGACATCCCGGAAAAGGCATCAAAACCCTTTTCCAAGGACCGCGACGGCTTCGTGTTGGCGGAGGGCTCCGGTGCGCTGGTGCTCGAATCGCTGGAAGCGGCGCTCGCCCGCGGTGCCAGCGTGCTCGGCATCCTGCGCGGCTGCGGCGAAAAGGCCGACGATTTCCATCGCACCCGCTCCAAGCCTGACGGTTCGCCGGCTATCGCGGCGGTTCGCGCCGCCCTTGCCGACGCCGGCCTGAGCAAGGACGAGATCGACTACGTCAATGCCCATGGCACCTCGACGCCGGAAAACGACAAGATGGAGCATCTGTCGCTGTCGACGGTGTTTGGCGAGCGGATCGGCTCGATGCCGGTCTCGTCGAACAAGTCGATGATCGGCCACACGCTGTCGGCGGCGGGCGCCGTCGAGGCGGCGTTCTCACTGATGACAATGCGTGAAAGCGTCATTCCGCCGACCATCAACTACGACAATCCCGACCCGGCGATCGTGCTCGACGTGGTGCCGAACAAGAAGCGCAACGCCGAGGTTCGCAGCGTTCTGTCGAACTCCTTCGGCTTTGGCGGCCAGAACACTTGCCTTGTCATGGCGCGGGAACCGGTCTAA
- a CDS encoding beta-ketoacyl-ACP synthase: protein MSSPRDVVITGIGLVSSLGEGPDAHWQKLAQPGLQPVLEAARFAPYTVHPLPEIDWNLQIAKRGDQRQMETWQRLGTYAAGLALDDAGIKGNDELCTTMDMVVAAGGGERDEAVDAAILAASESRNDRDVLLNEKLTTELRPTLFLAQLSNLLAGNISIVHKVTGSSRTFMGEEGAGVSAVETATARIRSGQSTHVLVGGAFQTEHSDMLLGYELAGYLHRGPWKPVWQRQGAEGGGVVSGSGGAFLVLEQREHAMSRGRKIYAELGPVVSGRARRSRGELDAEIAALLGQAALPNGKLLALSGASGAHTATTAEKTALDANPTISVRGFSTLTGHMKEAQFPFAVALAALAVDRKAAYPVFDAAAEKPFDGVPGSVLATAIGYHQFEGMALVKSA from the coding sequence ATGAGCAGCCCCCGCGACGTCGTCATCACTGGTATCGGCCTTGTCTCCTCGCTGGGAGAAGGCCCTGACGCCCACTGGCAGAAGCTGGCGCAACCAGGCCTGCAGCCGGTGCTCGAAGCCGCGCGCTTTGCGCCCTACACCGTCCACCCGCTGCCGGAGATCGACTGGAACCTGCAGATCGCCAAGCGCGGCGACCAGCGGCAGATGGAAACCTGGCAGCGGCTCGGCACCTATGCCGCCGGCCTTGCCCTGGACGACGCCGGCATCAAGGGCAATGACGAGCTCTGCACGACCATGGACATGGTTGTCGCCGCCGGCGGCGGCGAGCGCGACGAGGCTGTCGATGCCGCCATTCTCGCCGCTTCGGAAAGCCGCAACGACCGCGACGTGCTGCTCAACGAGAAGCTGACCACCGAACTGCGGCCGACCTTGTTCCTGGCGCAGCTTTCCAACCTGCTTGCCGGCAACATCTCCATCGTCCACAAGGTGACGGGCTCGTCGCGCACCTTCATGGGCGAGGAAGGTGCTGGCGTCTCCGCCGTCGAGACGGCCACTGCCCGCATCCGCTCTGGGCAGTCGACGCACGTCCTGGTCGGCGGCGCCTTCCAGACCGAACATTCCGACATGCTGCTCGGCTACGAACTGGCTGGTTATTTGCATCGCGGCCCGTGGAAACCCGTCTGGCAAAGGCAGGGTGCCGAAGGCGGTGGCGTGGTCTCCGGCTCCGGCGGAGCCTTCCTGGTGCTGGAACAGCGCGAACACGCAATGAGTCGCGGGCGCAAGATCTATGCCGAGCTCGGACCGGTCGTTTCCGGCCGCGCCAGGCGGTCGCGTGGAGAACTCGACGCCGAAATAGCCGCACTGCTCGGCCAAGCTGCGTTGCCGAACGGCAAGCTCCTGGCACTTTCAGGCGCTTCGGGCGCGCATACGGCGACCACTGCCGAGAAAACAGCGCTCGATGCCAATCCGACGATATCAGTACGCGGCTTCTCGACGCTGACCGGACATATGAAAGAAGCGCAGTTTCCGTTCGCCGTGGCGCTGGCGGCACTCGCCGTCGACCGCAAGGCCGCCTACCCCGTCTTTGATGCCGCAGCCGAGAAGCCGTTTGACGGCGTTCCCGGCAGCGTCCTTGCAACGGCGATCGGCTATCACCAATTCGAGGGCATGGCGCTGGTCAAGTCAGCGTAA
- a CDS encoding acyl carrier protein, producing MSTTFDKVAKIIADTSEIDIDTITPESHTIDDLGIDSLDFLDIVFAIDKEFGIKVPLEKWTQEVNDGKASTDDYFVMKNLCAKIDALVAAKTA from the coding sequence TTGTCCACCACGTTCGACAAAGTCGCCAAGATCATTGCCGACACCAGCGAGATCGATATCGACACCATCACGCCTGAGAGCCACACGATCGACGATCTCGGCATCGACAGCCTCGACTTCCTCGACATCGTCTTTGCCATTGACAAGGAATTCGGCATCAAGGTGCCGCTGGAAAAGTGGACCCAGGAAGTCAATGACGGCAAGGCTTCGACCGACGATTACTTCGTCATGAAGAACCTGTGCGCCAAGATCGACGCGCTGGTTGCGGCCAAGACCGCCTGA
- a CDS encoding slipin family protein, with translation MTVLDKVLGRERVLVRENERALTLYKGEIKAVLLPGEHSLANRRGSLEVSRHDLKNPEFVSAYEKALFDKIPDVAARHLTVVRTGRTDVAIIERDGNLHAVLAPDRKLVLWTDAGPWKVTMVDTSADLAIDPAVMRRLGQARKAELMSVHPVVDGQAGLLFVDGVLVRTLTAGVHAFWSVGRMVQVKVVDLKRQSLDVAGQEVLTKDRVTIRVNIAAEYRVVDAVKAVSAVKDFSEALYRALQYAFRKTLGGLTLDQILEKKVTVDEEAAAKVRADMAEIGVEVSDITLKDVILPGEMREILNQVVSAEKQAEANVIRRREETNATRSLLNTARVMAENPVMLRLKELEALETIAGKVERLTVHNGTSGLLNDLVKLRDS, from the coding sequence ATGACTGTTCTCGACAAGGTTCTTGGACGCGAGCGCGTCCTCGTTAGGGAAAACGAACGTGCCCTCACCCTTTACAAGGGGGAGATCAAGGCTGTCCTGCTGCCGGGCGAGCACTCGCTCGCCAACCGGCGCGGAAGCCTGGAAGTATCCCGGCACGATCTGAAGAACCCGGAATTCGTTTCGGCATACGAGAAGGCGTTGTTCGACAAGATCCCGGATGTGGCCGCGCGTCATCTCACCGTCGTTCGCACCGGGCGCACGGATGTCGCCATCATCGAGCGTGACGGAAACCTGCATGCCGTGCTGGCGCCGGACCGCAAGCTGGTGCTGTGGACGGATGCCGGTCCGTGGAAGGTGACGATGGTCGACACGTCGGCCGACCTCGCCATCGATCCCGCGGTCATGCGCCGTCTCGGCCAGGCCCGGAAGGCGGAGTTGATGTCCGTCCATCCGGTCGTCGATGGTCAGGCCGGGCTGCTGTTCGTCGATGGTGTCCTTGTGCGGACGCTCACGGCGGGCGTGCACGCCTTCTGGAGCGTCGGCCGCATGGTGCAGGTCAAGGTCGTCGACCTCAAGCGCCAGTCGCTCGACGTCGCCGGGCAGGAAGTGCTGACCAAGGATCGCGTAACGATCCGCGTCAACATTGCCGCCGAATACCGGGTCGTCGACGCGGTCAAGGCGGTGAGCGCTGTGAAGGACTTCTCCGAGGCCCTCTACCGTGCCCTGCAATATGCCTTCCGCAAGACGCTTGGCGGGCTGACGCTCGACCAGATCCTTGAGAAGAAGGTGACGGTCGATGAGGAAGCCGCGGCCAAGGTCCGCGCCGACATGGCCGAGATCGGGGTGGAGGTCAGCGACATCACGCTCAAGGATGTCATCCTGCCGGGCGAGATGCGCGAGATCCTCAACCAAGTGGTGTCGGCCGAAAAGCAGGCCGAGGCCAATGTCATCCGCCGCCGCGAGGAGACGAACGCCACGCGTTCCCTGCTCAACACGGCCAGGGTGATGGCGGAGAACCCGGTGATGCTGCGGCTGAAGGAGCTCGAGGCTCTGGAAACCATCGCCGGCAAGGTCGAGCGGCTGACCGTCCACAACGGAACGAGCGGACTGCTGAACGATCTGGTCAAGCTCCGTGACAGCTGA
- a CDS encoding histidine phosphatase family protein — MIRFALALFLLVVPVTAHATDAGWALLRDGGHVVLLRHAMVTGTTDPANFDIDSCATQMNLSARGKQQASKIGALFAARAAPIERVLSSRYCRCLDTARIAFEAEPELFAPLDLLKGDDVQKAAQIAAIMKEIHAYSGSDNLVMVTHLEDIVALTGISPREGEAVVVEPQGDGLRVLGRVTF, encoded by the coding sequence ATGATCCGATTTGCCCTGGCCTTGTTCCTGCTCGTTGTTCCCGTCACGGCCCATGCCACGGATGCTGGCTGGGCGTTGCTGCGCGATGGCGGCCATGTGGTGCTGCTGCGCCATGCCATGGTCACCGGCACCACCGATCCGGCCAATTTCGACATCGACAGCTGTGCCACCCAGATGAACCTGTCGGCGCGCGGCAAGCAGCAGGCGAGCAAGATCGGCGCCTTGTTTGCCGCTCGCGCCGCCCCGATCGAGCGCGTGCTGTCCAGCCGCTATTGCCGCTGCCTCGACACCGCGCGCATCGCCTTCGAGGCCGAGCCGGAGCTTTTTGCGCCGCTCGATCTCTTGAAGGGCGACGATGTGCAGAAGGCGGCGCAGATCGCCGCCATCATGAAGGAAATCCACGCCTATTCCGGCTCCGACAATCTGGTCATGGTCACCCATCTGGAAGACATCGTCGCGCTCACCGGCATCTCGCCGCGCGAGGGTGAGGCCGTGGTGGTCGAGCCGCAGGGCGACGGCCTGCGCGTACTCGGCCGCGTCACCTTTTGA